The Limnospira fusiformis SAG 85.79 genomic interval ACCAACATTTCTCTATCTTGTTGAGGTCTGGCGAATAAGGCGGAAGATAGAGTAAACGGCATTGAGCTGCCTCCACCAGTTCAGCAATCCGCCCCCCTTTATGAAACGTTGCATTGTCCAATACTAGAGTCTGACCTGGCTTCAATGTTGGAATTATAGCATTAGTCAAGGTGGTTAGGACGCAGCTTTGAGAACGGAATCCATGGCATCATCGAGAGAATCAAACTGCTCAATACAATGGCGAATGCGGGCTTTCAACCACGACCAACATTTCTCTATCTTGTTGAGGTCTGGCGAATAAGGTGGTAGATAGAGCAAACGGCATTGAGCCGCCTCCACTAGCTCAGGAATCCGTCCCCCTTTATGAAACGTTGCATTGTCTAGCACTAGAGTCTGACCTGGCTTCAGTGTTGGAATTAAGATGAACTCCAACCACAACTCAAACACTGTCCGATTACAACAACCCTCAAAGCTAAAGGGGGCTAAGAGTTGTTGATGACACCATGCGGCTATATAGCTCACCCTGCCCTGCCTCTTCCCTGATTTGAGGGCATGGAAGCGTTTTCCTTCCTCGCAGTAACCATAAGGGTAATCCGAGTCCTGACTATTCATGCCGGCTTCATCGAGGTAGACCACTTCTTGTGGCTCCATCTGTTCAATCTGAGCAATAAACTCCTCTCGCTGTTGCTTCCAACGTTCTTGGTAGCCGTAAGTTTTTTTTCTGGTGAAGCCAATTTTCTTCAAGGCTCTGGATATGGTGCGAGGAGAGATGTCGTCATCCCAAAGTTCAGCCATTGGAGCGGAGGTTTGATCGCCATGCTCTTGGGCAAAAGCCTTGAATTTATGCCAGTCGGTAATTTTGTGGTTATTGCCAGGTGGGTGATTAGGTTTAGGGAGGAAGTCTCCGGTCTGTGCTTTTCTTTGCAGCCAGAGATTAATGGTGTTCCGGCTGACATGGAAAACTTGACTGGCTTCTGTTTTGGGCATACCGTCTAGTTCAATGGCATCAATAACTTTTTGTCTGAGGTCGTAACTATAGGGGGCTGGCATTTTTGGTCTTCTTAGTCATCTCGTCCTCTCCATTATACGTCCTAACTTTCCTGTCTGGTGCTATAGTAGGGTGCGTCAGACCCCGTAAATAGGGATCCCAACCGGAGCATCAACAACTGACGCACCTGGTCAATAGCTGAATTTTTGTCCCAGGCTGTTGTCTATGGGCCATGTTTATCATCTGGGCGGTAATAGTTGATTTATCGTGAGCAACCGGTTGCTATAATTTTCGTTTTAGCCTTTAAGGGTAGAAAAGGTTGGTCAAACCTCCATACAAAAATTTTTTCACCCCCAACATTTTTGAGGCGACATATATAGTGATCATCTAATCATTTTTCAACATTCGCAGTTGAAACTTTTAGGTCATGCAGGTAGATTTTAGTCTTGAGAGAAATTGGCTATTAGTGTGTAAATTCGGCATAAACCAAGGAACCTAAGACGCATCTGTAATTGAGATGCTATCTAAGTCCATTGATTCTCAACCAGCTTTTTTGTCTGAATAAGACCGGGAGGTGATATCTGGAGAGGTTCCGAACTTTTCAAGCCAATCAAAAATCCGGTCAAGCTGTTCTAGGGTGACTAGCCCGTATTGCCATAAAATCATGGGAAGTTGACCTGAT includes:
- a CDS encoding IS630 family transposase; the protein is MPAPYSYDLRQKVIDAIELDGMPKTEASQVFHVSRNTINLWLQRKAQTGDFLPKPNHPPGNNHKITDWHKFKAFAQEHGDQTSAPMAELWDDDISPRTISRALKKIGFTRKKTYGYQERWKQQREEFIAQIEQMEPQEVVYLDEAGMNSQDSDYPYGYCEEGKRFHALKSGKRQGRVSYIAAWCHQQLLAPFSFEGCCNRTVFELWLEFILIPTLKPGQTLVLDNATFHKGGRIPELVEAAQCRLLYLPPYSPDLNKIEKCWSWLKARIRHCIEQFDSLDDAMDSVLKAAS
- a CDS encoding DUF2949 domain-containing protein, which encodes MMISTKQAQLIQFLRWELAIPASSIAMALRHPEQESGQLPMILWQYGLVTLEQLDRIFDWLEKFGTSPDITSRSYSDKKAG